The following proteins are co-located in the Deltaproteobacteria bacterium genome:
- a CDS encoding SDR family oxidoreductase, protein MPPRSSRHTTSTGTGRGTSPSSTSATRPSRFAGSSSPATGKNTNDRTPAPSRSCSASRIMSTICGSAFGPTGKLVSASRPDASRYRSDGYGSAPHGAPPPGSGGSSTWRADAPASAGTAASGRAASSSSSPPPPQPTANPIATAAAAVRFATRMVPPARARTFHLYRTTRPRCDSLAAMPNLRNHRAVITGASSGIGADMARLLAGWGCDVLVAARRRDRLDALAARLRADHGVDAIPIAVDLATAGGRAELAEAACARGFDIWINNAGFGDYQPFVATEWARHAQMLELNVVALAELSHRAVAHLLSRGRRGYLLNVGSVVAYVPIPNFANYCGTKAYVRAFSNALAAELAGTPVTVTCLMPGATATEFAEVAGHRLSAAQRRFMMPSEQVARIGLRAMLRGRRNVVTGAPNKLTALGARLLPTRALSWAAARALGRPTRTLPEASR, encoded by the coding sequence ATGCCGCCGAGGTCGTCGCGCCACACGACGTCGACCGGCACCGGCCGCGGGACATCGCCGAGTTCGACGAGCGCGACGCGGCCGTCGAGGTTCGCCGGGTCGAGCTCCCCGGCGACGGGGAAGAACACGAACGACCGCACGCCGGCCCCGTCGAGGTCGTGCAGCGCGTCGCGCATCATGTCGACCATCTGCGGGTCCGCGTTCGGACCGACCGGCAAGCTCGTGAGTGCGAGCCGCCCGGACGCATCCAGGTACAGGTCGGACGGATACGGCAGCGCGCCCCACGGCGCACCACCGCCCGGCTCCGGCGGCTCCAGCACGTGGCGCGCCGACGCCCCCGCGTCGGCCGGCACCGCCGCGTCCGGCCGCGCCGCGTCGTCGTCGTCGTCGCCGCCGCCGCCGCAACCGACCGCCAACCCGATCGCGACGGCCGCTGCGGCCGTCCGGTTCGCCACTCGCATGGTACCTCCTGCTCGCGCCCGCACCTTCCATTTGTACCGCACTACCCGCCCGCGCTGCGATAGCCTCGCGGCCATGCCGAACCTTCGCAATCACCGCGCCGTCATCACCGGCGCGTCCAGCGGGATCGGCGCCGACATGGCGCGGCTGCTGGCCGGGTGGGGCTGCGACGTCCTCGTCGCCGCGCGCCGCCGCGACCGCCTCGACGCCCTCGCCGCCCGCCTGCGCGCCGACCACGGCGTGGACGCGATCCCGATCGCGGTCGACCTGGCGACCGCCGGCGGCCGCGCCGAACTCGCCGAAGCCGCGTGCGCACGCGGCTTCGACATCTGGATCAACAACGCCGGCTTCGGCGACTACCAGCCGTTCGTCGCTACGGAGTGGGCGCGCCACGCCCAGATGCTCGAGTTGAACGTCGTCGCCCTCGCCGAACTGTCGCACCGCGCGGTCGCCCATCTGCTGTCGCGCGGCCGCCGCGGCTATCTGCTCAACGTCGGTTCGGTCGTCGCCTACGTGCCGATCCCGAACTTCGCCAACTACTGCGGCACCAAGGCCTACGTGCGCGCGTTCTCCAACGCGCTCGCGGCGGAGCTGGCCGGCACGCCGGTGACCGTCACCTGCCTGATGCCGGGCGCGACCGCGACCGAGTTCGCCGAGGTCGCCGGCCACCGGCTGTCCGCCGCGCAGCGCCGGTTCATGATGCCGTCCGAGCAGGTGGCCCGCATCGGTTTGCGCGCGATGCTGCGCGGCCGCCGCAACGTGGTGACCGGTGCGCCGAACAAGCTCACCGCGCTCGGCGCGCGCCTGCTGCCGACGCGCGCGCTGTCGTGGGCGGCGGCGCGCGCCCTCGGACGGCCGACGCGAACCCTGCCGGAGGCCAGCCGATGA
- the gcvT gene encoding glycine cleavage system aminomethyltransferase GcvT, which translates to MAEELKRTPLYDAHVAAGARMVPFGGWHMPVQYPTGIIKEHRAVREAVGVFDVSHMGEGALVGPRAGEAVQRLITHDARRLDADGKALYTVMCNDAGGIVDDCIVYRRAADDYLIVLNASNIAKDLAWMRERAGDLADVRDESDATALLAVQGPRAVAVVDRLSPAPLADVPRFSFVRADVAGVPCMVARTGYTGEDGFELACAADRARALWDALIEAGAAPCGLGARDTLRLEARLCLYGNDIDETTTPYEAGLGWVVKLDAGDFIGRDALRAQQAAGVSRKLIGFRIDERAIARHGYPVVDAGGEPIGQVTSGTKGISVPGSIGLAYVPVALASPGGRIAIDCRGKRVDATVVKGPFYKREDKPA; encoded by the coding sequence GTGGCCGAGGAGCTCAAACGCACGCCCCTGTACGACGCGCACGTCGCCGCCGGCGCGCGCATGGTCCCGTTCGGCGGCTGGCACATGCCGGTGCAATACCCCACCGGCATCATCAAGGAGCACCGCGCCGTGCGCGAGGCGGTGGGCGTGTTCGACGTGTCGCACATGGGCGAGGGCGCGCTCGTCGGTCCGCGCGCCGGCGAGGCCGTCCAGCGGCTCATCACGCACGACGCGCGCCGCCTCGACGCCGACGGCAAGGCGCTGTACACGGTGATGTGCAACGACGCGGGGGGCATCGTCGACGACTGCATCGTCTACCGCCGCGCGGCGGACGACTACCTCATCGTGCTCAACGCGTCGAACATCGCCAAGGACCTGGCGTGGATGCGCGAGCGCGCCGGAGACCTCGCCGACGTCCGCGACGAATCGGACGCGACGGCGCTTCTGGCGGTGCAGGGACCGCGCGCGGTCGCTGTGGTCGACCGCCTGTCGCCGGCGCCGCTGGCGGACGTGCCGCGGTTTTCGTTCGTGCGCGCCGACGTCGCGGGCGTCCCGTGCATGGTCGCGCGCACCGGCTACACCGGCGAAGACGGGTTCGAACTCGCCTGCGCCGCCGACCGCGCGCGCGCCCTGTGGGACGCCCTGATCGAGGCCGGCGCCGCGCCGTGCGGCCTCGGCGCCCGCGACACCCTCCGGCTCGAAGCGCGGCTTTGCCTGTACGGCAACGACATCGACGAGACCACCACGCCCTACGAAGCGGGGCTCGGCTGGGTCGTCAAGCTCGACGCGGGCGACTTCATCGGCCGCGACGCGCTGCGCGCGCAACAGGCCGCCGGCGTCTCGCGCAAGCTGATCGGGTTTCGCATCGACGAGCGCGCAATCGCGCGCCACGGCTACCCGGTCGTCGACGCCGGGGGCGAGCCGATCGGGCAGGTCACGTCGGGCACCAAAGGGATCTCGGTGCCCGGATCGATCGGATTGGCGTATGTTCCGGTCGCGCTCGCATCGCCCGGCGGGCGCATCGCGATCGACTGCCGCGGCAAGCGGGTCGACGCGACCGTGGTCAAGGGCCCCTTTTACAAGCGGGAGGACAAGCCAGCATGA
- the gcvH gene encoding glycine cleavage system protein GcvH has protein sequence MSDAYPKDLLYTKEHEWARIDGNVATIGITQFAVDQLGDVTMVELPAEGDEVTKDESFGSVESVKAVSDLYAPVSGKVVKVNDPINDSPEILNEDPYDEGWLIQIEMTDPDEAKELMSADAYAEFVAEQE, from the coding sequence ATGAGTGACGCGTATCCCAAGGACCTGCTCTACACGAAGGAGCACGAGTGGGCCCGGATCGACGGCAACGTCGCCACGATCGGGATCACCCAGTTTGCCGTCGACCAGCTCGGCGACGTCACCATGGTCGAGTTGCCCGCCGAGGGAGACGAGGTCACCAAGGACGAATCGTTCGGCTCGGTCGAGAGCGTCAAGGCGGTGTCGGATCTGTACGCGCCCGTGTCGGGGAAGGTGGTCAAGGTCAACGATCCGATCAACGACTCGCCCGAGATCCTCAACGAGGACCCGTACGACGAGGGCTGGCTGATCCAGATCGAGATGACCGATCCGGACGAGGCCAAGGAGCTGATGTCGGCCGACGCCTACGCCGAGTTCGTCGCCGAGCAGGAGTAG
- a CDS encoding energy transducer TonB, which produces MAVTARRRRSRSRDHYRPLGVVAAALAVHAAFLTFVPPPTGGARWARRDRTVATATAVSGPGGSFTVDTSCAGEAVAHLAARAIGCAWRAGGHVRACVSDALRDYRLALIDCSAPDADTVAQIERDATPLLDADSVDAVDLDLVDAFDKMVEEKVEERLDGQVVDIPAPAVERRPDHYDYLAEYDSTVDRQTVRRGAFDERGRASSPPSREPAEAPRAPAAASSEAGGDGALSMRRPGAPGRPAPAASAAATAGFDRVAPDGIGAATRGEVQPRPPWGPAGDGGEGGAGARPGPPGGGPNLTPTPELIERVAGGTMDHLPGVEEGETTALNTRKFKYATFFNRVKRQVAQNWHPEEVYRRRDPTGNIYGVKDRITVLTVSLTRDGALDEVVVSKPSGVDFLDEEAIQAFRLAQPFPNPPTGLVDDGTGRITFRFGFAFEIERGSGWRIFRY; this is translated from the coding sequence TTGGCAGTGACCGCACGCCGCCGCCGGAGCAGGTCGCGGGACCACTACCGCCCGCTGGGCGTCGTCGCGGCCGCACTGGCCGTGCACGCCGCATTCCTGACGTTCGTGCCGCCGCCGACGGGGGGGGCGCGGTGGGCGCGGCGCGATCGAACGGTCGCGACCGCGACCGCGGTGTCGGGGCCCGGCGGCTCGTTCACCGTCGATACGTCGTGTGCGGGCGAGGCCGTCGCCCACCTGGCCGCGCGCGCGATCGGGTGCGCCTGGCGCGCGGGCGGCCACGTCCGCGCGTGCGTATCGGACGCCCTGCGGGACTATCGATTGGCGCTGATCGACTGCAGTGCGCCGGATGCGGACACCGTCGCGCAGATCGAGCGCGACGCCACGCCGCTGCTCGATGCCGACTCCGTCGACGCGGTCGACCTCGACCTGGTCGACGCGTTCGACAAGATGGTCGAGGAAAAGGTCGAGGAACGGCTCGACGGACAGGTCGTCGACATCCCCGCGCCCGCCGTCGAGCGCCGGCCGGACCACTACGACTACCTGGCAGAGTACGACAGCACGGTCGACCGGCAGACCGTCCGCCGCGGCGCGTTCGACGAGCGCGGCCGCGCATCATCGCCGCCGTCCCGCGAACCGGCGGAGGCGCCGCGCGCGCCGGCCGCCGCGTCTTCCGAAGCGGGCGGCGACGGCGCGCTGTCGATGCGCCGGCCCGGCGCGCCCGGTCGTCCGGCGCCCGCCGCTTCCGCCGCCGCGACCGCGGGGTTCGATCGGGTCGCTCCCGATGGCATCGGCGCGGCCACGCGCGGAGAGGTCCAGCCGCGGCCGCCGTGGGGGCCGGCCGGCGACGGCGGCGAGGGCGGGGCGGGCGCCCGGCCGGGCCCGCCCGGTGGCGGGCCGAACCTCACGCCGACACCCGAACTGATCGAGCGGGTGGCCGGCGGCACGATGGACCACCTGCCCGGCGTCGAGGAGGGTGAGACGACCGCGCTCAACACGCGCAAGTTCAAGTACGCGACGTTCTTCAACCGCGTCAAACGCCAGGTCGCACAGAACTGGCACCCGGAGGAGGTCTACCGCCGCCGCGACCCGACCGGCAACATCTACGGCGTCAAGGACCGCATCACGGTTCTCACGGTGTCGCTCACCCGCGACGGCGCGCTCGATGAGGTCGTCGTGTCCAAGCCGTCTGGCGTCGACTTCCTCGACGAGGAGGCGATCCAGGCGTTCCGCCTCGCACAGCCGTTCCCGAACCCGCCGACCGGTCTGGTGGACGACGGGACCGGCCGGATCACGTTCCGTTTTGGCTTTGCGTTCGAGATCGAACGCGGCAGCGGCTGGCGGATCTTCCGCTATTGA
- a CDS encoding TonB family protein, translated as MRAAAALLWAIALHVWLLAGLAGPRGLPPSAAGTSVAPAPSVEPLVPVALVTAPPGALGPPLEVAIGPADVVAPAVGHPLPRGGADLPGQAAASRGGGAAGGPDTYTGRRDGESLRAQPWSAADRYRIARRRTARRASSREALSRAPAPGWDDRRARGRRARAGRDQGAAGGAPVAVRPGGTLATAPAPSPARARPAAVRGDVVAGPAAPRVDRGPAAVESHRDGPARDAVDAVAASDERRPGPFELTRPRAGGRHDGVAGPVPAPGVAPRGRGSSTAAVRAALARARRPGALRARRDDPYFRDMYRRIDALVEFPRQLALSLEQGEVVVRFTLLADGSVADVHVDKSSGFAAFDAEVLDALRRAAPYGPVPQALLRGRDRVVVRAPYLFGNPIVR; from the coding sequence ATGCGCGCGGCGGCGGCGCTGCTGTGGGCGATCGCTCTGCACGTGTGGCTGCTCGCCGGGCTCGCCGGCCCGCGCGGGTTGCCGCCGTCGGCGGCCGGCACGTCGGTCGCCCCGGCGCCGTCCGTCGAGCCGTTGGTGCCGGTGGCGCTGGTGACCGCGCCGCCGGGCGCACTCGGGCCGCCGCTCGAGGTCGCGATCGGGCCGGCGGACGTGGTCGCGCCGGCGGTCGGTCATCCGTTGCCGCGCGGCGGCGCCGACCTGCCGGGCCAAGCGGCGGCGTCTCGCGGCGGCGGCGCCGCGGGCGGGCCGGACACGTACACCGGGCGGCGCGACGGCGAGTCGTTGCGTGCGCAACCATGGAGCGCCGCGGACCGCTACCGGATCGCGCGCCGGCGCACGGCGCGCCGCGCGTCGAGCCGGGAGGCGCTGTCGCGCGCGCCCGCGCCCGGGTGGGACGACCGCCGCGCGCGCGGCCGCCGGGCGCGGGCGGGCCGCGACCAGGGCGCAGCCGGTGGCGCGCCGGTCGCGGTGCGGCCCGGCGGTACGCTGGCGACGGCACCCGCGCCGTCGCCGGCGCGGGCGCGCCCCGCGGCTGTGCGCGGCGACGTGGTAGCCGGGCCGGCGGCCCCGCGCGTCGACCGCGGGCCCGCGGCGGTAGAATCCCATCGCGACGGCCCAGCGCGCGATGCGGTCGACGCGGTGGCGGCCAGCGACGAGCGCCGCCCCGGGCCGTTCGAACTCACCCGGCCGCGCGCCGGCGGCCGCCACGACGGGGTCGCCGGGCCGGTGCCGGCGCCGGGCGTGGCGCCGCGCGGGCGCGGGTCGTCGACGGCGGCCGTCCGCGCCGCGCTGGCGCGGGCGCGGCGGCCCGGCGCCCTGCGCGCGCGGCGCGACGATCCCTACTTCCGCGACATGTACCGCCGGATCGACGCGCTCGTCGAGTTTCCGCGGCAGCTCGCGCTGTCGCTCGAACAGGGCGAGGTGGTCGTGCGGTTCACGCTGCTCGCCGACGGCTCCGTCGCCGACGTCCACGTCGACAAATCCAGCGGCTTTGCCGCGTTCGACGCGGAGGTGCTCGACGCGCTGCGCCGCGCCGCGCCGTACGGCCCGGTGCCGCAGGCGCTGTTGCGTGGCCGCGATCGCGTGGTGGTGCGCGCACCCTACCTGTTCGGCAATCCCATCGTGAGGTGA
- a CDS encoding response regulator — translation MLGDCGRDTLDLVGDPAITGARSDVPERRKFRMLVVDDEPENVEFLKRMFRRDYDVEVAQSGTEALSRLEAEPFDVIITDQMMPGMTGTELLTRSISLAPDAIRILVTGFPDLETAISSINEGRAYRFFTKPIDRRELVGAVNSALDQLRAGEVLQRQIDALTAERDALRARLDELERNVAAEVDRRAAAVVEELARLRERDPFDDETLLYCKSEMVRRVEEELARSERFGLLCSFALLRVVGLDDLPDPSVAIDRMSDLLRLAVRRFDDAARWSRDTFALLMPHTDQKGAEAAVARLHALAASDDDGAPPLPLEGAIAVYPATGTTADELIAEVERVLGAR, via the coding sequence TTGCTCGGCGACTGCGGCCGCGATACCCTCGATCTCGTGGGGGATCCCGCGATCACTGGCGCGCGGTCGGACGTCCCCGAGCGGCGTAAATTCCGCATGCTCGTCGTCGACGACGAGCCGGAGAACGTCGAATTCCTCAAGCGGATGTTCCGGCGCGACTACGACGTCGAGGTGGCGCAGAGCGGCACCGAGGCGCTGTCGCGGCTGGAGGCCGAGCCGTTCGACGTGATCATCACGGATCAGATGATGCCGGGGATGACCGGCACGGAGCTGCTCACGCGTTCGATCAGCCTCGCGCCGGACGCGATTCGCATTCTGGTGACGGGGTTCCCCGATCTCGAGACGGCGATCTCGTCGATCAACGAGGGCCGCGCGTACCGGTTCTTCACGAAGCCGATCGATCGGCGCGAGCTGGTCGGCGCGGTCAATTCGGCGCTCGACCAGCTGCGCGCCGGCGAGGTGCTCCAACGCCAGATCGATGCGCTGACCGCGGAGCGCGACGCGCTGCGCGCGAGGCTCGACGAGCTGGAGCGCAACGTCGCGGCCGAGGTCGACCGGCGCGCGGCGGCGGTGGTCGAGGAGCTGGCTCGGCTGCGCGAGCGCGACCCGTTCGACGACGAGACGCTGCTGTACTGCAAGTCGGAGATGGTCCGCCGGGTCGAGGAGGAGCTGGCGCGGTCCGAACGGTTCGGGCTGCTGTGTTCGTTCGCGCTGTTGCGCGTGGTCGGGCTCGACGACCTGCCCGACCCGAGCGTCGCGATCGACCGCATGTCCGATCTGCTGCGGCTCGCCGTGCGCCGATTCGACGACGCGGCCCGGTGGTCGCGCGACACGTTCGCGCTGCTGATGCCGCACACCGATCAAAAGGGGGCGGAGGCGGCAGTCGCGCGGCTGCACGCCCTGGCGGCGTCGGACGACGACGGCGCGCCGCCGTTGCCGCTCGAGGGCGCGATCGCGGTGTATCCGGCGACGGGCACGACCGCCGACGAGTTGATCGCCGAGGTCGAACGCGTGCTCGGCGCGCGCTGA
- a CDS encoding threonine/serine exporter family protein, translating to MREPPPRLKRSRAAGPWQSPGMAGDAQADAREFVVELGVALHRAGTPAHRLERALAKVARHLGEPAQVFTTPTQLLVAFGPLRDQRPVMVRVQPGDVDLGKLEALDAVADEVVAGDLDVAAGLARVRAIAGARPRFGRLATLVAFAATSAAVARFFAGGVPEIATSGAIGLAIGALAIATTRTVAGAHVFELLASLVAGAAAALAAHAGAGASAQITTLAGLIVLVPGFTLTVAMHELATRNLVSGTARLTAAGISFLEIGFGVTLGTLAVTRALGPTPPARGAPLPDWTEPVALVVAAIAIAVLFHARPRAMPGIVVACAAAFYGARLGAWLVGPELGASVGAFVVAAGSNLWARRTDRPAMVPLVPGLLLLVPGSLGFRSLTSLVQRDVIAGVDTAFAMALVAMSLVAGLLLAHAAVPPRRSL from the coding sequence ATGCGCGAGCCGCCGCCGCGGTTGAAGCGATCGCGCGCGGCGGGTCCGTGGCAAAGTCCCGGTATGGCCGGCGACGCGCAAGCCGACGCGCGGGAGTTCGTCGTCGAACTCGGGGTCGCGCTGCACCGCGCCGGAACGCCGGCACACCGCCTCGAGCGCGCCCTCGCGAAGGTCGCGCGTCATCTGGGTGAGCCGGCGCAGGTGTTCACCACGCCGACGCAGCTGTTGGTCGCGTTCGGCCCGCTGCGCGACCAGCGACCGGTGATGGTCCGCGTCCAGCCGGGCGACGTCGACCTGGGCAAACTCGAGGCGCTCGACGCGGTGGCCGACGAGGTCGTGGCCGGCGATCTCGACGTCGCGGCCGGTCTCGCGCGCGTCCGCGCGATCGCCGGCGCCCGGCCGCGGTTCGGCCGGCTCGCCACGCTCGTCGCGTTCGCCGCGACGTCGGCGGCGGTCGCGCGGTTCTTCGCGGGCGGCGTTCCCGAGATCGCGACCTCCGGCGCGATCGGTCTGGCGATCGGCGCGCTCGCGATCGCGACGACGCGCACGGTCGCAGGCGCGCATGTGTTCGAGCTGCTCGCGTCGCTGGTCGCGGGCGCGGCCGCCGCGCTCGCCGCGCACGCCGGCGCCGGCGCATCCGCGCAGATCACCACGCTCGCGGGCCTGATCGTGCTCGTGCCCGGCTTCACCCTGACGGTCGCGATGCACGAGCTGGCCACTCGCAACCTCGTGTCGGGCACGGCGCGCCTCACCGCGGCCGGGATCTCGTTTCTCGAGATCGGCTTCGGCGTGACTCTCGGCACGCTGGCGGTGACGCGCGCGCTCGGCCCGACGCCGCCGGCGCGCGGCGCGCCGCTGCCCGACTGGACGGAGCCGGTCGCGCTGGTGGTCGCGGCGATCGCGATCGCCGTGCTGTTTCACGCCCGGCCGCGCGCCATGCCCGGCATCGTCGTCGCGTGCGCCGCGGCGTTCTACGGCGCGCGCCTGGGCGCGTGGCTGGTCGGACCGGAACTCGGCGCCTCGGTCGGCGCGTTCGTCGTTGCGGCCGGCAGCAACCTGTGGGCGCGCCGGACCGACAGGCCCGCGATGGTGCCGCTGGTGCCCGGTCTGCTGCTGCTCGTGCCCGGCAGCCTCGGGTTCCGCAGCCTGACGTCGCTGGTGCAGCGCGACGTGATCGCCGGCGTCGACACCGCGTTCGCGATGGCGCTCGTGGCGATGTCGCTGGTCGCCGGGCTGTTGCTCGCGCACGCCGCCGTCCCACCCCGGCGCAGTCTGTAG